GATGCATCATCACATTATTTAAGTTTCATTAAAAATCATAAATTAAACAACCAGCAGAGAAATATATTTCTGAATCATCTTGGTTAGCTGTCTTTAAATACAGTGCAAACATTATTTGTACAATAAAACGTATAAACGCATGCCCCACAAATCTTTAAATGGCATGCACCATAAAGAGATTACTAATTCATAAGGACGTGCCACTGTGCAGAAAAAGTATCCTGGAATATACCTTTTAAAACTATCAGGCCTTAATCCCTTTGAATAACTGGTTCCTTAGGTAAAGGTTACAAAAAAGTGACTTTCCATCTACTTTTAGGAAGTAAAGGCCTTATATGGAAGCAGGACTCCCCTGTTGATTCTTACTTGAGAACTCATGCCACTGACAATCACGAATGTTCCAGCAGGTATACATCTCCTGCTGCTATGAATAAAATCTGTTGGTTTTGTGATCAGTTTGAGATATTTCAGTTGTAAACACATTTATAGTAGGTTTGAATGTTTTTACACTTACCCACTTTCCTGTAGCACCTCACTAGGATCTAGGGCTGTTTCTGGGGTATCTTCAGTTGGGTTTTGTTCAGGTTTCTCCTCTGGATGCTCAGCGTTTGTTTTCTCTGATTCTAGATGCTCAGTTGTCCGCTCAATTTCATCAGATAGCTCCTTTGCTGTGGATTCAGAGAGCTCAATGACCTCATCTTTGATTTTTGCGGGTTCTTCAGGCTCGGCTTGATGCACAGCAATTTCTGGGCTACTTTTTGGCACTGGATGCTCTTCAGGGGGCTCCTCTCTGATTTCTCCCGGCTCCTGTGTCTGCTCGTGAATTTTATGAGGTTCTACAAGATCTACGTCAGGATGTATTGTGTTGATGGCTGTATTTTCCTGAGTGATCAGCTCTGGTCCCAGAGGAGCAGCTACCTCCTCAGTAGGAGTGACAAACTCCCGTTGAGGAGACTCCAGAGAAGGGAGGGGTCTGAGGAAACAATGTGAGAGAAGAAGAGAGTGTTGGGAGAATACTTTCAATTTGCACCACATGTAAAAGAAACGACTGACAAATAACAAATGTTCGTGTTTGTCAAGGTAGAGCAGTCTGTGTGTTTTTAACAAGTGCCATATATAAAAGtgagtgtgcgtgagtgtgttgGTGCACAATGTCAAACCGTGTTTGTTGCATGGAAAAGTGGGGGGAAAAGCCCCATTCTAGTTGTGCAGCGATATCGCAGCTGATGTCATCTTTTCAATATAAAGGGCAGCATTACTTCCAGTAATGGCCTCGACATCTGCCCCAAGCTGCACTGCTGTAGTCAACACAAAGTGCAGCAGTGTGCTTACCTCCTCATTCATATTCATTGTGAGCCGCTCTCTTCAACAACACTCTAAACAAGGGTTCGACATTGTGTCACTGGAGGGCTATAAACAAGTGAAGCCACACTAACAACTTTAAAGTACTTGGCAATTGTTTTAAAGACATTTGTCTATGTAAAATATAATGTATAATCTGTATTTTTCCAGTGGTTCTTTATTGTTGAAAAGTTCAATGCACCCAAAAAGTAGtaatttcattaggtacacattGCACAATACATCTTCAATATCAAAAATGCAATTATGGTCATTTAATATTAAACGGAACTTATGATGAatattaatctacatttaaaaacaCTGCCTTGTTTACGAGATAATATTTACCAGTATTggacatgcatccatccatccatccatccatccatccatcttcttccgcttatccgaggtcgggtcgcgcgggcagcagcctaagcagggaagcccagacttccctctccccagccacttcgtctagctcttcccgggggatccccaggccagccgggagacatagtcttcccaacgtgtcctgggtcttccccgtggcctcctaccggttggacgtaccccaaacacctccctaggtaggcgttcgggtggcatcctgaccagatgcccgaaccacctcatctggctcctctcgatgtggaggagtagcggctttactttgagttcctcccggatggcagagcttctcaccctatctttaagggagagccccgccacacggtggaggaaactcatttcggccgcttgtacccgtgatcttatcctttcggtcatgacccaaagctcatgaccataggtgaggatgggaacgtagatcgaccggtaaattgagagctttaccttccggctcagctccttcttcaccacaacggatcggtacaacgtctgcattactgaggacgccgcaccgatccgcccgtcgatctcacgatccactcttccctcactcgtgaacaagactccaaggtacttgaactcctccacttggggcagggtctccttcccaacccagagatggcattccacccttttccgggcgagaaccatggactcggacttggaggtgctgattctcattccggtcgcttcacactcggctgcgaaccgatccagtgagagctgaagatcccggccagatgaagccatcaggaccacatcatctgcaaaaagcagagacctaatcctgcggccaccaatccggaacccctcaacgccttgactgcgccttgaaattctgtccataaaagttatgaacagaatcggtgacaaaggacagccttggcggagtccaaccctcactggaaatgtgttcgacttactgccggcaatgtggaccaagctctgacactgatcgtattGGATATGCGTTGGATGTAAATTTTGCTTGAGTCACTTGTATAACCTATTTTGAGTCTGTCTGGATAATGTTCTGATTGTGGAGGCGTTCCCATgcagattgcaaatgaaatcaCTTTTTCCTCTCCAAAAGCAATCctaatttatcttttgaaaatgttctATTTCAATATACATCTGAAAGTCATCGCGGCTATTCTTTTTCAGACATGGTCGAAAATAAACTTTGTAAAGGTTATATACATTCACACAGTTAGggtacattaggtacacctgcacacttgcCAATTGATTCAGAGAGtgcatttaaaaaattgtttctagccgcatttatgtcactgcatgtcgcACATTGGTGATATTAAGCACATGCCACGTTTCgatgaaaacatttatttttcgtACCATTATGTCTTTACTAATGGCCTGAAACTTTGGCTGAGAGCTTGATTTATTGTCTAAATGAGTTTGTCCACCAGACTGCAAAACACCATAACAGAGGCATACAAACCAAAATACACTACCTCATGATTTGACACCTTAGCATTATTTACCATGAGTATCCAACATTACACAAAACACAATGCTACATAGGCTCCCTTTAACTGTTAGAGGTATTTAACAATAAGTGTATCGTTGTAGTTGTAGTTAGCagggatgttaaaggcctactgaaacccactactaccgaccacgcagtctgatagtttatatatcaatgatgaaatattaacattgcaacacatgccaatatggccggtttagtttactaaattacaaatttaaatttcccgcggcgtttcctgttgaaaacgtcgcggaatgatgacgcgatgatgacgcgtgtttgtgacgttattggttggaggggacatattagcccagcaccacttacggctaaaagtcgtctcttttcatcgcacaattacacagtattttggacatctgtgttgctgaatcttttgcaatttgttcaattaataatggagaagtcaaagtagaaagatggagttgggaagtttttagcctttagccacacaaacacacagtgtttccttgtttaaaattcccggaagtgaagctttactatggatcagggcggtcaagcgaacatggatcccgactacatgtcaaccagcagttttcggtgagaaaattggggaaataagtcgcctcttaccggagatcagcggagtcaGCGTCCTCCTTCAGCTGccatgacttctctcagagactctggcgtcaaaacacccatggccacacccctccgactttaaggtactatttaactcactaaaacactagcaacacaataggcagataagggatttgccagaattatcctagtaaatgtgtctaaaaccttctgaatcgctctcactgccctcgtcttttttttttcttttctaggccttcactctaaattttctcatccacaaatctttcatcctcgctcaaattaatggggaaattgtcgctttctcggtccgaatagctctagctgctgctggctatgattgtaaacaatgtcaggatgtgaggagccctacaaccagtgacgtcacgcgcacatcgtctgctacttccggtaaaggcaaggcttttttattagtgatctaaagttgcgaactttatcgtcgatgttctccactaaataatttcagcaaaaatatggcaatatcgcgaaatgatcaagtatgacacatagaatggacctgctatccctgtttaaataagaaaatctcatttcagtaggcctttaacagctgTTTATAACAGTTCATATTTCTAAACATACCGTGAAATAACATACATGGTAGCATTATCATCTTTTTAGGAGCAGAGGTTTTGATGTAGCGCTTGTACTGGACTATATTGTGAGCAGTGAGCTTATATTCTCAGTTCGCTGTAGATTGTCTTGAGtagatgataataaaaaatatcattgTCACAAGGTTAACCCAAGAAATGCATCTACTGTAACTTTTGTTTACTCTCTCACCATCAGAACTAAAACCCAATTCATAATtactttaaacattatttttcaaGCTGCTACATCTCTTGTAAAGTATTCTGTTAAGTCTTCTTGTAAAGTAATTTTGcttctttagttaaaaaaaacaacaaaaaaaaatttaaatgcccCCTCATACTCTTGTGTTTACCTTATGTCTGTTCTCTCTTGTTCAGTCTGAGGGTCAGAAGCAGCTTCTCTTAGAGCGTGTATCCAGTTTGTATCTGGTTCTTGTGCCGTGAGTCCAAAAGGAGAGTTCTCTGACACATGTAAAGACCCAGACTTGCAGGCTGGGGTTTGTATCACCTCAGCTGGTGGATTTGGCAGGGAGATGTGATCATGAAGTTTGTCAGAATGGGAAAAGTCTGCCTGAGAGACCGATGTAACATCTTCTTGGCTGGGTGTATCTGTGGCTTTGTTGGGTTGTGGCTGGataattgtgtcattttccatatTTTTCAAAAGAGCACTGTTGCCATTAGAAGGCCAAGACGCATTTTCGGTGATGTTTTCAGACTGTTCTGAAACATCAATTGATCCTGGGTCTTTGTCTTTCATAACCTCATCTTTGTCGATTGCTTTATTGTCTATTACTTTTATCTCCCTACTGCACACTGCCTGGAAACCATCATTTTCTTCATCTAAAGCTGCATTGTTTCCCCTTGCAGTCTCATCTACATGAGATCCATTTATGGCCTTTTGTGCTACTGAACCATTTTGTGTGGCTGAGCTTTTATTGGAGCATTGCGGCTCAAGAGACTCACATACTGTATCCGGTATTTTACACCCTTCAGTTTCACTCTTGTGGGTTTTCACAGCCTGAGCAGCACTGTGATCCTTTTCTACTGCATTGCATATTTTTTCAAGCATCTTGTCATCCTGGTTGGCACTTTGACATGAGTCGGTATAAACATCATCACTATTAGTCACAACTTCAGTCAAAACAGAAAAACCTAAAGGTAAAAAAGCACAATCCTCTGATAAAGAATCAACAGAAAGAGTGCTTTCTACAAAGACAAAATGGTTTTCCTGTAGGTCTGCAGAAGAATCTGTTTGGTTGCTTTCCGGCTGACCTTTACTATCGACACAATTCAACAATTCCTTGTCATGTATTAAATCTGGTCCTACCCCCCGTATTCCCAACCCAGACTTTTTACTATTACTCACCTCTTGCTGCAAGGGTGTTTCTGTTTGCTCTAAGCCATTTTGTCCAATAGTGCCTCCAGAAACATCAATCTTGTCAACACCTAGAATCACCTGTGATTCCTTCTTCTCAACTTTTGCCAGAGCAACCACTTCCTCAGTGGTATTGTTGTCACCACTTAACAAATTTTGCCTCTCCGTTGTCTCTAAAGACCCATTGTTTCCTTTTACAAGCTCTGGAATAACAAAAGCAGGAGCTTGAATCGGTTTACTCTGGCAATTTGCCTTTCCTTCATCTTCAAATGTGTCCACACCACTACCTGTCATTCCATCCGATGCATACTTGGATCCCAAACTTTGCTCCTGTTTCTTCTCTTTATAAGCCAAATTGCTCATTTCAATGTTTGAAAAAGAACCCATTGATATGTCGTTGTTGTCCTTAGGCTTCTTTTCTTCTGTTAAAGTCTGGTTAGAGATATCACCAAGTTCACGCTTTCCTGTTTCCTGTTCAACATCTGTATCAGACTCTTTACTCTGTTTTGTCATCGCATTGCCTGTCTGCAGTTTGCCGCTCTCTTTTTTCTTTCCATTATCATGCTGCTGATCTTTCTCACTGAGTGACACAGAAGTTAGGTTGGCCATGTTCTGTTTCTCTTTGATAACGCACAGTTCAACTGTATCACAAGGCTTGTTAGAGATGAGGGTGCGGTCTACTTTATCTTGGATCATTACATCATTTGCCAGTACACATTCAACTCCAGGAGGTTGTTTTTCCTCTTGTAAAATTTTAATTTTATCATCAGCTGTCAAAGAGGTGATAAACTCAACATCATTCTTTCTATTTGCCtgtgtcaaaccatttttttctgCTCCACCATTATTTTCTCTGTGTTCCTTATCCTCTGCCGAATACATACCGGTATATGTCTTATTGACCAAGCTATCGTCACAGTCAGGAAGCGCAACATCACATCCATCGACCACCTCCAAGTGACTCAACATTGGGCCTGTCGGCTGCAGCATCAGAGGATTACTGGCACATTTCTTAATAATAGGAATTGACCGCTCAGGGGCTGCCACCTCTGATATTTCTGACTCATCCCTTATTAGTTGAACAGGTGCCTCAGACTTTCGGTCTATCTTAGATTCAATCGGATCTATGCTAGAAAGTGCATGAGCGGGTAGTTTATCAATCTCAGGTGGAAGCTGAAAGCTGAGGTCCCTGGGCTTTGTCTGAGGAGGGACTGAACAGCTCAACACCCCAGTTTCAGCATTAGAATTGCCATCCGTCTCAGTTGAGAGCTGTATGTCAGGTGACTCAGTAAATACATCATCCGTAGGTTTAGAGCAAACATTGCTGGCCGCAGGCACACAACTTGAACATTGTCTTTCATCGACCACACACCCATCACTTTTTATCTCTGGCGGCATGTCAAGTTTGATTGGTTCTATGCTGTCCATGTTAAGCTCACCCTTTTCCCTCacctcttcctgttttgttgacaccTCATCAGGATTTTTGTTTGGGTGCTCAACAATTGACTTGGTTAAATTCTCTGGTTCTTGATGGTCACCAATTAACATCTCTGGTTCTAGGTGCTCTGTTGTCGTCGTACTTTGTCCAGAGGACTCCTTAGATGGTTCATCAAATTCTACTTTATTCTTGTCGACTTCTATGGGCTCCTCTGTGGTTTTTGCTGGTTCTGTTGGCACTATGGTTTTTTCATGAAGGCCACCATGTTCTGTATTAGTAACTTTGTTTACTGTTAGTCTTTGAGGGGAATTTAAACTGTTTTCACATGTTGGATGCATTTCAACATTCTTGGCGCTATCTTCTGCATCTATGTCAATAATAGTCTTCTCCGGCTTTGGTGTATCTCCTGAGCTCTGATTAGGTGCATCATTTTTGGTAGATGTTGCCTCAGTGCAGCTTTCTGGCTTCTTTAAGCCAAAGTAGTCTTGGAAAATGTAGCTGGCTTCAGCAACAGGATGATGCAAACTTTCGTGTACTATCAATGGAGGCAACAAAGCACATCCCAGTACTGGCATTGACATGTTTCTCACCTCTACAGTGGCACTTTGATCTTCTTTCACGTCGTCTGCAAAGCGAACTCTGTTCCTTCCTTCACTTTTATCACATGCAGACTTACCCCCACTCCGAACCACACTGTATGTTTGGTTCTGAGCCTCTTCTTGAGTCTTGCTTGCTCTCTCGGTTGTTTCAGCATGCACCTGTTGATTGTTGCTTTCTGAAGTACCGGTAAGTGAAGTCTCAGTGATGGCTGACTCTTCACGTGAGAATCCCGAAGTAAGTGGCTCCTCTGTATTCAGATTGTGTTGGACGCTTTCTCCGCTTGCTTTATTGCTTTGTTCCCTGCGAGGTAATAGAAGTGAAAATGCTGCAGTAAGCTCCTCCTCAATGCACAGGCTCTCTGTGGCAGAAATGACCGGTTCGCCCCTGCACAGTGACTTCAGACATGACTCTGCAACATCGGTGGGAGGACGCATCTCTGTCTCAGCGGCCGACGCCCCTCTAGCAGCCCCATCCGGAGGGCTGAATAAACTGCACTCTGCCACTCCTCCCTCCACTCCTGCAGCACTATCATTCAGATGATCAGCACCAGCAAATATCCCATGGGGTGAATAATCAAAATTGCTTTCCATCCAGAGTGCCTCTTTTTCTTTGTCGCCCTCTTCTGCTGGAGAATAATCTGCTTCTGCATTGCTCGTCTCTCTCCGTCCTTTAGCACAACTCTCAGCAGAAGTGTGTGGCATTTTGCTTTCTTCACTCACAGCCTGTGTGCCTTTGTTTGAGAGGCCAGATGAGCAACAGACAGCAGAGCGCTGAGAGGTACGATCCTGGAACCTTTTTCTCTCTCCGTTCCTTTCTGGATCTCTCTCTCCTTTTCCGATGGTTGCAATGGGCTCAGTAGCTACTCCCTCTAATGAATCATGGCTCACGCTTTCTCCCTCACTTTTTATCACTTCTCCCATCGTGGGTGTTGTTAGTGGCAACGCAGCAGCCTCCACTAAAGCATCTTCAATGCCCCTCTCAGTGAAACTCTCTCCCACACAAACTCGGATACTGGAAAATGAGCTGTCCAGTGTGTGTATCTGTGCTTTAGTGGTAACATTATTCTCATGTGCTTGTGTATCTAATTCATTATCTGAAACATCAGCTGTAGTTTGAACATGTGTTAGATTTTGTATATTttgcatgttgttattgttgccaTGTTGAGCATCTGTTATACTTTGGTTATCAAACATATTCAAGTGTGTGGGAACATGGTTATAAAGGGATGGACAAGTTAAGTCCTGTTGGTTAGGAGAAGATGATTGGGAGGTGTTTGGTTTTTCCTTGCACCAAAAGTCATCATTAGGCTGTGCTCCACACGTCATAGTGTCTGTGTTTGTCACTGAATGCGCACTGAGATTCCCTGTATTTATAAGATGGAAGGCCTGTAATTCATTTTCAGCTTGTCTGGCCGTCCTGGTCTCCACTTCAGTTCCGTTGTTCTTCTCtggttttttctttttcttgtgcTTCTTTTTGTCTCTCTTTTTTGCCTTTTTATTGTCCACAAGCTCACCCTGTGCACTTCTTACAGAAGATGTTTGTATGTCGTCCTCGGCATAAGTATTAAAACATGCTTGTTGTTCTGAACGCATTTCTTCAACTGCAGCTTTATCTTGAAAATAAAATTCACTATACTCACATACTTCTTGAATAGAATTGTTTGTCTTTTGATCAATCTCACTGGGATTGATGTTGCACATTTTTAAGTACGTACGTTCTACTTCTGCAGCTGTGTCTTCCTCCATAGCCGGTCTATTACAATCTATTGAGCTCATTTCTTCAGAAACtacatttaaatcagtacttAAAATATGTCCTTGCTTACTAAATACAGAATTCTCAGTCACTGCTGATGTGTCAAAATCAATAGTTGGAATTTTTTGCTTTCGCTGCTCTTCTTTTATTGTTTCTTCTTTTTTAGTTTGTGGATATTTATCCTGGCTCCCAATTGTTTTTATTTCGCTCTTTGTCTCAGGGTTCTCTGTCCCAAGTATGTAGTCCTTGAAACTAAACACAACTGTATCCATTTGCCTATCCGTTGTCTCAGTGTttccatgtgtatttttgtttatGAGGTTGCTATGTCCAGACTGGTCTTCAACTTGTGGTTGTGATGATGACTCATCAAACTTTTTAACAGTTACTTGCCCAGTTTTCCTATCCTCTCCGTTAGACTTTTCAGACTGTGAGCTGATGGACTCTTTGACTTTAGGAACACTGAGTGAGACCATTTGTTCCTCACATTCCTTGAAAGCTTCCTGAAGCTGCTGGTCGAGTAGCATGCAAAAAGGAGGGGTCAAGGGTTGACCAGC
This sequence is a window from Nerophis ophidion isolate RoL-2023_Sa linkage group LG09, RoL_Noph_v1.0, whole genome shotgun sequence. Protein-coding genes within it:
- the tacc2 gene encoding uncharacterized protein tacc2 isoform X3, with translation MGNESSTTEALPEEGAPEHVLFPPQENPSDPSKAEAYDEKLTQKDAEVLLTASTSSQQSFPPQADVPVITGVEESRVAAEEAREDKEELEFPHDLLPNLDFSSELNIWESSLGLKASSGHRICEHDNPLLAGLQHQMEVSHPLVVLENRPQASDPLLTDAPPSPQPTVKPQPAGQPLTPPFCMLLDQQLQEAFKECEEQMVSLSVPKVKESISSQSEKSNGEDRKTGQVTVKKFDESSSQPQVEDQSGHSNLINKNTHGNTETTDRQMDTVVFSFKDYILGTENPETKSEIKTIGSQDKYPQTKKEETIKEEQRKQKIPTIDFDTSAVTENSVFSKQGHILSTDLNVVSEEMSSIDCNRPAMEEDTAAEVERTYLKMCNINPSEIDQKTNNSIQEVCEYSEFYFQDKAAVEEMRSEQQACFNTYAEDDIQTSSVRSAQGELVDNKKAKKRDKKKHKKKKKPEKNNGTEVETRTARQAENELQAFHLINTGNLSAHSVTNTDTMTCGAQPNDDFWCKEKPNTSQSSSPNQQDLTCPSLYNHVPTHLNMFDNQSITDAQHGNNNNMQNIQNLTHVQTTADVSDNELDTQAHENNVTTKAQIHTLDSSFSSIRVCVGESFTERGIEDALVEAAALPLTTPTMGEVIKSEGESVSHDSLEGVATEPIATIGKGERDPERNGERKRFQDRTSQRSAVCCSSGLSNKGTQAVSEESKMPHTSAESCAKGRRETSNAEADYSPAEEGDKEKEALWMESNFDYSPHGIFAGADHLNDSAAGVEGGVAECSLFSPPDGAARGASAAETEMRPPTDVAESCLKSLCRGEPVISATESLCIEEELTAAFSLLLPRREQSNKASGESVQHNLNTEEPLTSGFSREESAITETSLTGTSESNNQQVHAETTERASKTQEEAQNQTYSVVRSGGKSACDKSEGRNRVRFADDVKEDQSATVEVRNMSMPVLGCALLPPLIVHESLHHPVAEASYIFQDYFGLKKPESCTEATSTKNDAPNQSSGDTPKPEKTIIDIDAEDSAKNVEMHPTCENSLNSPQRLTVNKVTNTEHGGLHEKTIVPTEPAKTTEEPIEVDKNKVEFDEPSKESSGQSTTTTEHLEPEMLIGDHQEPENLTKSIVEHPNKNPDEVSTKQEEVREKGELNMDSIEPIKLDMPPEIKSDGCVVDERQCSSCVPAASNVCSKPTDDVFTESPDIQLSTETDGNSNAETGVLSCSVPPQTKPRDLSFQLPPEIDKLPAHALSSIDPIESKIDRKSEAPVQLIRDESEISEVAAPERSIPIIKKCASNPLMLQPTGPMLSHLEVVDGCDVALPDCDDSLVNKTYTGMYSAEDKEHRENNGGAEKNGLTQANRKNDVEFITSLTADDKIKILQEEKQPPGVECVLANDVMIQDKVDRTLISNKPCDTVELCVIKEKQNMANLTSVSLSEKDQQHDNGKKKESGKLQTGNAMTKQSKESDTDVEQETGKRELGDISNQTLTEEKKPKDNNDISMGSFSNIEMSNLAYKEKKQEQSLGSKYASDGMTGSGVDTFEDEGKANCQSKPIQAPAFVIPELVKGNNGSLETTERQNLLSGDNNTTEEVVALAKVEKKESQVILGVDKIDVSGGTIGQNGLEQTETPLQQEVSNSKKSGLGIRGVGPDLIHDKELLNCVDSKGQPESNQTDSSADLQENHFVFVESTLSVDSLSEDCAFLPLGFSVLTEVVTNSDDVYTDSCQSANQDDKMLEKICNAVEKDHSAAQAVKTHKSETEGCKIPDTVCESLEPQCSNKSSATQNGSVAQKAINGSHVDETARGNNAALDEENDGFQAVCSREIKVIDNKAIDKDEVMKDKDPGSIDVSEQSENITENASWPSNGNSALLKNMENDTIIQPQPNKATDTPSQEDVTSVSQADFSHSDKLHDHISLPNPPAEVIQTPACKSGSLHVSENSPFGLTAQEPDTNWIHALREAASDPQTEQERTDIRPLPSLESPQREFVTPTEEVAAPLGPELITQENTAINTIHPDVDLVEPHKIHEQTQEPGEIREEPPEEHPVPKSSPEIAVHQAEPEEPAKIKDEVIELSESTAKELSDEIERTTEHLESEKTNAEHPEEKPEQNPTEDTPETALDPSEVLQESGHHPQPVPLLDLSTLTSATPEKTPPASARLPLSAHSIAQSEDPCPPSAFPCHLLLRSSDSDGAFETPESTTPVKAPADLQSQLQTTDDKAEDNLVKDSSSDLTSDLLCHSTSTVFDEDRPIAASGAYNIEPLASESTSQPLTRSLSLQGGELDTSGLPDGSVTKGFRPHSESFSVGTESAPGTLRRPKKARPGSVKKKPLLRQNSNPERPSSTSSTPELIKRVKPQAVTQELEEGDSPRTSPTGTLRNTRKCCVETSPPPVPEENSNTEPEGSLAAPALPLCQEEKPLPSSPPLKEDLPLPPSTSYKWDPDNFDSIDPFKTGGSKIANSPVLGRKSPASALIASFPESPPIAAVRQPSLSATTEEPPFDPEEQPIVPKRESVRLEFDYAEENSEASYTGSSPPKKVGKKPGVKMPLRKPKLGLKKAHPAQIEQMDNLKSAHNGNVEEMPISKSSYNFESDKWDDPNFNPFSTKTHISSSPKATESSYSFDPDNSIDPFKSSKKMACSPPKASASFDLSSNEDVENDNDNIGELEDQNQNKPAKKKKTPIKSNTFRVKRSPKKSLLSDPSQDADDPASLQPQDDHATDEEKLASSTSHKWADLNSDQQEFPQPSDLTSFVESSLQSAVQDYEIEYMEKIGSSSPPLSVKKPSLYLQLDSLSDTLKDAHDPNSPCTGSFEEMEAKITAAMKTPTLSSRPGPEGSSGEKGRKREIEALSRTQSTERDEQPTSQEAPAAIPAMSLLDRLSECDDPVQYLEPDLAETNPNAFAQKLQEELVLAALRIEALRVAKNISKCPSLSNVTPQHRDVSCPSESSVSKNMLYARTAPSYIDGESPHLPKDLDHSLVIAREEVVTKEREVLEWQRKYEDSRLEVAEMRRIVAEYEKTIAQMIEDDQKEKSLSHHTIQQLIVEKDQALADLNSVEKSLADLFRRYEKMKDVLEGFRKNEEVLKKCAQEYLSRVRKEEQRYQALKIHAEEKLDKANAEIAQVRAKSKQEQAAHQASLRKEQMKVDSLERTLEQKNKEIEELTKICDELIAKMGKC